One segment of Vagococcus martis DNA contains the following:
- a CDS encoding GNAT family N-acetyltransferase, translated as MIRFAEKKDASQAIDLVMIVLKDMELDIFDKLSEDEVKNLLVTGFIEKPTHRYGYENALVKEIDGEVAGVAFGYPHHLEKNIDEGFFEILEQNNLPIEKYRLFTEEEAFDNEWYLDTLVTSPNHRGKGVAKELLNSLSELAIQSNLSIIGLNCDLVNDNAKRIYLNNGFEKSGEIDIAGHRYEHLQKHI; from the coding sequence ATGATTCGTTTTGCAGAAAAAAAAGATGCTAGTCAAGCAATTGATTTAGTTATGATTGTCTTAAAAGATATGGAGCTAGACATCTTTGATAAATTATCTGAAGATGAAGTGAAAAATTTACTCGTTACAGGTTTTATAGAAAAACCAACTCATCGTTATGGATACGAAAATGCACTAGTAAAAGAAATTGATGGTGAAGTCGCTGGTGTGGCTTTTGGCTACCCACATCATTTAGAAAAAAATATTGATGAAGGATTCTTTGAAATTCTTGAACAAAACAACTTACCAATAGAAAAATATCGTTTATTTACTGAAGAAGAAGCCTTTGATAATGAATGGTATTTAGATACATTAGTAACCTCTCCTAATCATCGTGGTAAAGGTGTCGCAAAAGAGTTACTTAACTCTCTTTCTGAATTAGCAATACAATCAAATCTTTCTATTATAGGTTTGAATTGTGATTTAGTTAATGACAATGCCAAAAGAATTTATTTGAACAATGGCTTTGAAAAATCTGGTGAAATTGATATTGCCGGTCATAGATACGAGCATTTACAGAAACATATTTAG
- a CDS encoding ISNCY family transposase has translation MNETKKYQVIKAVAENKKQKKRASVELNLSIRQINRLVKSYRENGKSAFVHKNRGRKNKHSVPEKVKQQIITSYQSFSIKPNIKHFTEILKNDHHICYTDTTIRSILYKEKILSPKAQKKTKRRLKQLIKQEGQQTKQSENLLVPRAEDYLELPEKTHPSRPRKKYKGELIQLDASSYNWFGNQITHLHLAIDDASGNIVGAYFDQQETLNGYYHVLHQILTKQGIPATFLTDKRTVFEYNRKSTKAVEEDTFTQFGFACHQLGIDIKTSSIPQAKGRVERLNGTVQSRLPVDLEIANIHSIEEANQFLSVWIRKFNRQFGHKTAESVYETSPTTAEINLLLATVSHRIVDNGHHIKYQNKFYLPTEGGSDKYFTRKTKALIIKAFNGEIYVNIAEKIYPTRRLKNHETYSKEFDGVSSDIKKERRKYIPPQSHPWKLESFKRYLQSIDRTIEEYEAEKTA, from the coding sequence ATGAATGAAACCAAAAAGTATCAAGTTATTAAAGCTGTCGCTGAAAATAAAAAACAAAAAAAGAGAGCTAGTGTTGAACTTAATTTATCTATACGACAAATTAACCGTTTAGTGAAATCATACAGGGAAAATGGTAAATCAGCATTTGTCCATAAAAATCGAGGGAGAAAAAATAAGCACTCTGTGCCTGAAAAAGTAAAACAACAAATAATCACTAGTTATCAATCGTTTAGTATTAAACCAAATATTAAGCATTTTACTGAAATACTGAAAAACGACCATCATATCTGTTATACAGATACTACAATTAGAAGCATCCTGTACAAAGAAAAAATACTTTCACCAAAGGCTCAAAAAAAGACAAAAAGAAGACTCAAACAATTAATAAAGCAAGAAGGTCAACAAACCAAACAATCAGAGAACCTATTGGTTCCAAGAGCTGAAGACTACCTAGAACTCCCTGAAAAGACCCATCCTAGTCGACCTAGAAAAAAATACAAAGGAGAATTAATTCAATTAGATGCTAGTTCATATAATTGGTTTGGAAATCAAATAACTCATCTTCATTTAGCTATTGACGACGCATCAGGTAATATTGTTGGCGCTTATTTTGACCAACAGGAAACGCTCAATGGTTATTACCATGTTCTTCATCAAATTCTGACAAAACAAGGGATTCCTGCCACTTTTCTAACAGATAAACGAACCGTCTTTGAGTACAACAGAAAATCAACAAAAGCTGTAGAAGAAGATACGTTCACGCAGTTTGGGTTTGCTTGTCATCAATTAGGTATTGACATAAAAACATCCTCTATTCCTCAAGCAAAAGGTCGTGTAGAACGTTTAAATGGGACAGTGCAATCAAGATTGCCTGTTGATCTTGAGATAGCAAATATACATTCTATAGAGGAGGCTAATCAATTTCTATCTGTATGGATTCGAAAGTTTAATCGACAATTTGGTCACAAAACTGCAGAAAGTGTTTATGAAACTTCTCCTACAACAGCTGAAATTAATTTATTACTAGCTACTGTCTCTCATCGTATAGTCGATAATGGCCATCATATTAAGTATCAAAATAAATTTTATCTTCCAACGGAAGGTGGTAGCGACAAATATTTTACAAGGAAAACGAAAGCATTAATTATAAAAGCTTTTAACGGGGAGATTTATGTTAATATAGCAGAAAAAATTTATCCTACTAGACGATTAAAAAACCACGAGACCTATTCAAAAGAGTTTGATGGGGTTTCTTCAGATATAAAAAAAGAAAGACGCAAGTACATTCCACCACAGTCACATCCGTGGAAACTTGAGTCTTTCAAAAGGTATCTTCAAAGTATTGACCGTACTATCGAAGAATATGAGGCTGAAAAAACAGCCTGA
- the rplK gene encoding 50S ribosomal protein L11 has translation MAKKVEKLVKLQIPAGKATPAPPVGPALGQAGINIMGFTKEFNARTADQAGLIIPVVISVYEDRSFTFITKTPPAAVLLKKAANIEKGSGEPNSKKVATVTKDQVKEIAETKMQDLNAADIEAAMRMVEGTARSMGITVE, from the coding sequence GTGGCAAAGAAAGTTGAAAAATTAGTTAAATTACAAATTCCTGCAGGGAAAGCAACACCAGCTCCACCGGTAGGTCCAGCATTAGGTCAAGCGGGTATTAACATTATGGGGTTCACAAAAGAATTCAACGCTCGTACAGCAGATCAAGCTGGTTTAATTATTCCAGTTGTAATTTCTGTATATGAAGACCGTTCATTTACATTTATTACAAAAACACCACCAGCTGCAGTTTTACTTAAAAAAGCAGCTAACATTGAAAAAGGTTCAGGAGAGCCTAACTCTAAAAAAGTAGCAACTGTTACTAAAGATCAAGTAAAAGAAATCGCTGAAACTAAAATGCAAGACCTAAACGCAGCTGATATTGAAGCAGCTATGCGCATGGTAGAAGGTACTGCACGAAGCATGGGTATCACTGTAGAGTAA
- the rplA gene encoding 50S ribosomal protein L1, whose protein sequence is MAKKSKKMQEALKKVDVTKEYSVAEAVALAKETNIAKFDATVEVAYRLNVDPKKADQQIRGAMVLPNGTGKTQSVLVFAKGEKAKEAEAAGADFVGEADMVEKIKGGWFGFDVVVATPDMMAQVGQLGRVLGPKGLMPNPKTGTVTMDVTKAVEEVKAGKVTYRVDKQGNIHVPIGKVSFDDAKLIENFEALNDVILKAKPAATKGAYIQNLTITTTFGPGVKVDKFSF, encoded by the coding sequence ATGGCTAAGAAAAGTAAAAAAATGCAAGAAGCATTGAAAAAAGTAGATGTAACAAAAGAATACTCTGTAGCAGAAGCAGTAGCTTTAGCTAAAGAAACAAACATTGCTAAATTCGACGCAACTGTAGAAGTTGCTTACCGTCTAAATGTAGACCCTAAAAAAGCTGATCAACAAATCCGTGGAGCTATGGTATTACCTAATGGAACTGGTAAAACTCAATCTGTATTAGTTTTCGCTAAAGGTGAAAAAGCTAAAGAAGCAGAAGCTGCTGGAGCTGACTTTGTTGGTGAAGCTGACATGGTAGAAAAAATTAAAGGTGGATGGTTTGGTTTCGACGTTGTCGTAGCAACTCCAGACATGATGGCGCAAGTTGGTCAATTAGGACGTGTATTAGGACCTAAAGGATTAATGCCTAACCCTAAAACAGGAACTGTTACTATGGACGTAACGAAAGCTGTTGAAGAAGTTAAAGCAGGTAAAGTAACTTACCGTGTAGACAAACAAGGAAACATTCATGTTCCGATTGGTAAAGTATCATTCGACGATGCTAAATTAATTGAAAACTTTGAAGCGTTAAATGATGTTATCTTAAAAGCTAAACCAGCTGCTACAAAAGGTGCTTACATCCAAAACTTAACAATTACAACAACTTTTGGACCTGGTGTCAAAGTTGATAAATTTTCATTCTAA
- the rplJ gene encoding 50S ribosomal protein L10: protein MSEASIAKKAQEVEVISAKLKEAASVVVVDYRGLTVEEVTELRKQLREANVEMKVIKNGILRRAAEKAGLEGMEDVFFGPTAVAFSNEDVVAPAKIMNDFAKEAEALEIKGGIIEGNVSSKEEIIALAKLPSREGLLSMLLSVLQAPVRNVAYAVNAVAEAKEEEVA, encoded by the coding sequence ATGAGTGAAGCATCAATTGCAAAAAAAGCACAAGAAGTTGAAGTGATTTCTGCTAAACTAAAAGAAGCTGCATCTGTTGTTGTAGTGGATTACCGTGGTTTAACTGTAGAAGAAGTTACTGAATTACGTAAACAATTACGTGAAGCAAACGTTGAGATGAAAGTTATCAAAAATGGTATCTTACGTCGTGCAGCTGAAAAAGCTGGCTTAGAAGGTATGGAAGATGTATTTTTCGGACCTACTGCAGTAGCATTCAGTAACGAAGACGTTGTAGCACCTGCTAAAATCATGAATGATTTTGCAAAAGAAGCAGAAGCATTAGAAATTAAAGGTGGTATTATCGAAGGAAACGTTTCTTCTAAAGAAGAAATTATTGCTTTGGCAAAATTACCAAGTCGCGAAGGCTTACTTTCTATGTTACTATCTGTACTTCAAGCTCCTGTCAGAAACGTGGCTTATGCAGTCAACGCAGTAGCAGAAGCAAAAGAAGAAGAAGTTGCGTAA
- the rplL gene encoding 50S ribosomal protein L7/L12, which translates to MALNVEQIIADLKESTILELNDLVKAIEEEFGVSAAAPVAVAGGAAEGGSAAEQTEFTVELTSAGDSKVKVIKAVREVTGLGLKEAKALVDGAPSPLKEGASKEEAEEIKAKLEEVGAAITLK; encoded by the coding sequence ATGGCATTAAACGTTGAACAAATTATTGCTGATTTAAAAGAATCAACTATTTTAGAATTAAATGATTTAGTTAAAGCTATCGAAGAAGAATTTGGTGTATCTGCTGCTGCTCCTGTAGCTGTAGCTGGTGGCGCTGCTGAAGGTGGATCTGCTGCTGAACAAACTGAATTCACTGTAGAATTAACTTCTGCTGGAGATTCAAAAGTTAAAGTAATCAAAGCAGTTCGTGAAGTAACTGGATTAGGATTAAAAGAAGCTAAAGCATTAGTTGATGGAGCTCCATCTCCACTTAAAGAAGGCGCATCTAAAGAAGAAGCTGAAGAAATTAAAGCAAAATTAGAAGAAGTTGGCGCTGCAATTACATTAAAATAA
- a CDS encoding nicotinate phosphoribosyltransferase, with product MINRLHDDSLALHTDLYQLNMMKTYWELGRDDRHAVFECYFRDMPFRNGYAIFAGLERIVDYFDNLAFSDSDIDYLRKVTDYPEEFLTYLKEFKFKCTVRSALEGELVFNNEPIFQVEGPLAQCQLVETAVLNIINYQTLIATKAARIRAVCDDDLIMEFGTRRAQELDASIWGTRAAYIGGFDSTSNVRAGKMFGIPIAGTHAHSLIQSYLNDYDGFKAYAQTHKDCVFLVDTYDTLRSGVPSAIRVANEMGDKINFVGVRIDSGDMAYISKKVRKQLDEAGYPDVKIYASNDLDESTILNLKMQRAKIDVWGIGTKLITAYDQPALGAVYKIVSIENDDGKMVDTIKLSSNAEKVSTPGKKQVWRITGEDGKSEGDYITLWTEDPRNQEELYMFHPVHTYINKTVKNFTARPVLQDIYIDGKRVYELPTLEEIKKLSKNNQDSLWEEYKRNLNPQKYPVDLSTECWEHKMSTIKKVHDITRNQ from the coding sequence ATGATTAATCGATTACATGACGATAGTTTAGCATTACACACAGATTTATATCAATTAAATATGATGAAAACATATTGGGAATTAGGTAGAGACGATAGACACGCTGTTTTCGAATGTTATTTCCGTGATATGCCATTTAGGAATGGTTATGCCATTTTTGCGGGCTTAGAACGAATTGTAGATTATTTCGATAATCTAGCTTTTTCTGATTCAGATATTGATTATCTACGTAAGGTGACAGACTATCCCGAAGAATTTTTGACTTATCTGAAAGAATTTAAATTTAAATGTACAGTGAGATCAGCTTTAGAAGGAGAATTAGTTTTCAATAATGAACCTATTTTCCAAGTTGAAGGTCCACTAGCTCAATGTCAGTTAGTTGAAACAGCTGTATTAAATATTATTAATTATCAAACGTTGATTGCAACAAAAGCTGCAAGAATTCGTGCAGTATGTGATGATGATTTGATTATGGAATTTGGGACAAGAAGAGCGCAAGAATTAGATGCATCAATATGGGGGACAAGAGCAGCGTATATTGGTGGTTTTGATTCAACAAGTAATGTTCGAGCTGGTAAAATGTTTGGTATTCCTATTGCAGGAACTCATGCACATAGTTTGATACAATCTTACTTAAATGATTATGACGGATTTAAAGCATATGCTCAAACGCATAAAGACTGTGTTTTTTTAGTAGATACATATGATACGTTACGTTCAGGTGTACCAAGCGCAATTCGAGTTGCTAATGAAATGGGTGATAAAATTAATTTCGTTGGTGTGAGAATTGATAGTGGGGACATGGCTTATATTTCTAAAAAAGTAAGAAAACAACTTGATGAAGCAGGTTATCCTGATGTTAAAATCTATGCATCAAACGATTTAGATGAATCAACCATTCTAAACTTAAAAATGCAACGGGCAAAAATTGATGTTTGGGGAATCGGAACAAAACTCATTACAGCTTATGATCAACCAGCACTTGGTGCGGTTTATAAAATAGTTTCTATTGAGAATGATGATGGAAAAATGGTGGATACAATCAAGTTATCAAGTAATGCAGAAAAAGTGTCAACTCCTGGTAAAAAACAAGTTTGGCGAATTACTGGTGAAGATGGGAAATCTGAAGGAGATTACATCACACTTTGGACAGAAGATCCACGAAATCAAGAAGAGTTATACATGTTCCACCCAGTTCATACTTATATTAATAAAACAGTGAAAAACTTTACAGCACGTCCAGTCTTACAAGATATCTACATAGACGGTAAACGAGTGTATGAGTTGCCGACATTAGAAGAAATCAAAAAATTATCTAAAAATAATCAAGACTCATTGTGGGAAGAATATAAACGTAATTTAAACCCTCAAAAATATCCAGTTGATTTATCAACAGAGTGTTGGGAACATAAAATGTCGACCATTAAAAAAGTTCATGATATCACACGCAATCAATAA
- a CDS encoding ASCH domain-containing protein — MNEKEVVFWKRFLKDTEIKTPVFGESWAFGGSPDELAHLVLQGKKTATASAKIEYEWCNEALPKANEYYDILLDGNGNPVAILMTTKVYVTPFNQVSSEHAHKEGEGDLSLAYWRDAHYKFWKDLFQNHYHKQVDIENMDVVCEEFKVVYQ; from the coding sequence ATGAATGAAAAAGAGGTTGTTTTTTGGAAAAGATTTTTAAAAGACACGGAGATAAAGACACCTGTTTTTGGTGAGTCATGGGCGTTTGGTGGATCGCCTGACGAGTTAGCTCATTTAGTTTTACAAGGTAAGAAGACAGCGACTGCTAGTGCCAAAATAGAATATGAATGGTGCAATGAAGCACTACCTAAAGCTAATGAATACTATGATATTTTATTAGATGGTAATGGTAATCCAGTGGCTATTCTCATGACAACTAAAGTCTATGTGACACCGTTTAATCAAGTTTCATCAGAACATGCTCATAAAGAAGGAGAAGGAGATTTATCTCTAGCGTACTGGCGAGACGCACATTATAAGTTTTGGAAAGACTTGTTCCAAAATCATTATCATAAACAAGTAGATATTGAGAATATGGATGTTGTTTGCGAAGAATTTAAAGTTGTATACCAATAA
- a CDS encoding winged helix-turn-helix domain-containing protein translates to MVEQKSIYVNSFGRGRLLDDKGERILLRTKKAYELFFYLFHYRDELVTKDDLVNVLFPNMTTEKGGSNLHTTIYQIRKEFDKHGYSDIIVYKSGTYFINAPVENDYDQVRDILKVGLTEESLIKILNVYDGQYFEKDGYAWSEYLRNDMHSKIILSVKEAISSQRISNIVLMQFLLVFRDDCLSDLELLSTILDCFVQSRDKLKVKKILTDAQQYWVSELSCDLPEEFISKYE, encoded by the coding sequence ATGGTGGAACAAAAAAGTATATATGTAAATAGTTTTGGTAGAGGACGTTTACTAGATGATAAAGGCGAACGTATTTTACTTCGTACGAAAAAAGCGTATGAACTGTTTTTTTATCTTTTTCATTATAGAGATGAGTTGGTAACAAAGGATGATTTAGTGAATGTGTTATTTCCAAATATGACGACTGAAAAAGGTGGCAGTAATTTACACACAACTATTTATCAAATAAGAAAAGAATTTGATAAACATGGCTACTCAGATATTATAGTCTATAAATCAGGAACGTATTTTATTAATGCTCCAGTTGAAAATGATTATGATCAAGTTAGAGATATCCTAAAAGTGGGCTTAACGGAAGAGTCATTAATAAAAATATTAAATGTTTATGATGGTCAATACTTTGAAAAAGATGGCTATGCATGGAGTGAGTATTTAAGAAATGATATGCATAGTAAAATCATTTTAAGTGTTAAAGAGGCTATTTCTTCTCAACGTATTTCAAATATTGTATTAATGCAGTTTTTATTAGTATTTAGAGATGATTGTTTAAGTGACTTAGAGCTTTTAAGTACTATCTTAGATTGTTTTGTTCAGAGTAGAGATAAACTTAAAGTAAAGAAAATATTAACAGATGCTCAACAATATTGGGTATCAGAATTATCATGTGATTTACCAGAAGAGTTTATCAGTAAATATGAATAG
- the pgmB gene encoding beta-phosphoglucomutase has translation MFKGVLFDLDGVITDTADYHYKAWKSLAEELDIEIDREFNEQLKGVSREDSLDLILKHGKKRNTVDDDEFRKLAEKKNDVYIKMIQSFSEEDIFPGILSLLKELKQHHIKIALASASKNGPLLLEKMNLTHYFDAIVDPSSVALGKPAPDIFIAAADAIDCPISSCIGIEDSQAGITAIKKSSALPIGVGRSNDLGTDISLVSNTNDLTYDFLTSTWENNKKKLSQK, from the coding sequence ATGTTTAAGGGAGTTCTATTTGATTTAGACGGTGTCATAACTGACACGGCTGATTATCATTACAAAGCATGGAAAAGTTTAGCTGAAGAGTTAGATATTGAGATTGATAGAGAATTCAACGAACAACTCAAAGGCGTTAGTAGAGAAGATTCTTTAGATTTAATTTTAAAGCACGGAAAGAAAAGAAACACTGTCGATGATGATGAATTTAGAAAACTAGCTGAAAAGAAAAATGATGTTTATATCAAAATGATTCAATCTTTTTCTGAAGAAGATATCTTCCCAGGAATTCTTTCTTTACTAAAAGAATTAAAGCAACATCATATAAAAATCGCCCTTGCTTCTGCAAGTAAGAACGGGCCTTTGTTGTTAGAAAAAATGAATTTAACACACTATTTCGATGCTATAGTCGATCCAAGTAGTGTAGCTTTAGGAAAGCCTGCTCCTGATATTTTTATTGCTGCAGCAGATGCAATTGATTGTCCTATTTCAAGTTGTATTGGGATTGAGGATTCACAAGCAGGAATTACGGCAATTAAAAAAAGTAGCGCTTTACCTATTGGCGTTGGACGCAGTAATGATTTAGGAACAGATATATCACTAGTTAGTAATACAAATGATTTAACCTATGATTTCCTCACCTCAACTTGGGAAAATAATAAAAAGAAGCTGTCACAAAAGTAA
- a CDS encoding glycoside hydrolase family 65 protein: MTHLKRLFDIDPFKLTTHSLNKEDIRLQESLTSIGNGYMGLRGNFEEGYSGNNHKGTYLAGVWYPDKTRVGWWKNGYPDYFGKVINAVDFIAVDIYLNDKKIDLNHYEPTNFYQELDMQHGILSRSFILSVDNCKFKCSFKRLLSLTIKELALINVTVEMLEGTGEVTFVSKLDNHVHNEDSNYDDMFWEHRQSSENTVTAKTISNPFGVDQFCVTTMMQNDVSNSTITSNKSFKEFEATETFSTTLSSGDKLALDKKVVIITSRDIPEENQLSKAIELMEQVNYYSTEELVEQHKKAWLKRWELADVVISGDDEAQQGIRFNLFQLFSTYYGEDERLNIGPKGFTGEKYGGATYWDTEAYAVPLYLSLADSSVTKNLLKYRHNQLPQAQHNARQQGLKGALYPMVTFTGVECHNEWEITFEEIHRNGAIAYAIYNYTNYTGDNSYIKKEGLEVLTEISRFWADRVHFSKRNNAYMIHGVTGPNEYENNVNNNWYTNYIARWVLSYTLENYDKYKNETPVSISETEIEKWEDIINHMYLPKDEKLDVFVQHDTFLDKDLMPVSDLNKKEVPLNQNWSWDKILRSCFIKQADVLQGIYFFNDQFTLNEKRKNFEFYEPMTVHESSLSPCIHSILAAELGMEEKAIEMYQRTARLDLDNYNNDTEDGLHITSMTGSWLTIVQGFAQMKVFNESLSFSPFLPTNWNGYAFHINYRNRLLHINISTDIKINLLSGEPLDLSVYEKNYTLKNTLTIDLKNKGVN; the protein is encoded by the coding sequence ATGACACACTTAAAAAGATTATTTGACATTGATCCATTCAAATTAACAACTCACTCACTAAACAAAGAAGATATCCGTTTACAAGAATCTTTAACAAGTATTGGAAACGGCTATATGGGACTAAGAGGAAACTTTGAAGAAGGGTATTCCGGAAATAACCATAAAGGGACTTATTTGGCTGGTGTTTGGTATCCCGATAAAACACGTGTTGGATGGTGGAAAAACGGTTATCCTGATTATTTTGGCAAAGTAATTAACGCTGTTGATTTTATTGCTGTCGATATTTATTTAAATGATAAAAAAATAGATTTGAATCATTATGAACCAACAAATTTTTATCAAGAACTAGATATGCAGCATGGTATTTTATCACGTTCATTTATTTTATCAGTTGATAACTGTAAATTTAAATGTTCATTTAAACGATTATTAAGTCTAACAATTAAAGAATTAGCATTGATAAATGTTACTGTTGAAATGTTAGAAGGTACGGGGGAGGTGACTTTTGTTTCCAAATTAGATAACCATGTTCATAACGAAGACAGTAATTATGATGATATGTTCTGGGAACACCGTCAAAGTAGCGAAAACACCGTTACAGCTAAAACAATTAGTAATCCATTTGGTGTAGATCAATTTTGTGTGACAACTATGATGCAAAATGACGTTTCTAACTCCACGATTACATCTAATAAATCTTTCAAAGAATTTGAAGCAACAGAAACCTTTTCTACTACACTATCTTCAGGTGATAAATTAGCACTCGATAAAAAAGTAGTTATTATAACAAGTCGTGATATTCCTGAAGAAAATCAATTATCTAAAGCAATAGAACTAATGGAACAAGTCAATTATTACTCAACAGAAGAACTTGTTGAACAACATAAAAAAGCGTGGTTAAAACGTTGGGAACTAGCTGATGTTGTGATTTCAGGAGATGATGAAGCACAGCAAGGTATTCGTTTTAATCTATTCCAATTATTCTCAACATATTATGGAGAAGATGAACGATTAAATATCGGCCCTAAAGGGTTTACTGGCGAAAAGTATGGCGGTGCTACTTATTGGGATACTGAAGCATATGCTGTTCCACTATACTTATCTCTTGCTGATTCTAGTGTCACAAAGAATTTATTAAAATATCGTCACAACCAATTACCACAAGCACAACATAACGCTAGACAGCAAGGATTAAAAGGTGCTCTTTACCCAATGGTAACCTTCACCGGTGTCGAGTGTCATAATGAGTGGGAAATTACTTTTGAAGAAATCCATCGTAACGGAGCCATTGCCTACGCTATTTATAACTATACTAACTACACAGGCGATAATTCCTACATAAAAAAAGAAGGTTTAGAAGTATTAACTGAAATTTCACGTTTTTGGGCAGATAGAGTTCATTTTTCAAAACGTAACAACGCTTATATGATACATGGTGTTACAGGACCTAATGAATATGAAAACAATGTCAATAATAACTGGTATACAAATTATATTGCCAGATGGGTATTAAGCTACACACTAGAAAACTATGATAAATACAAAAATGAAACACCTGTCTCTATTTCGGAAACTGAAATAGAAAAATGGGAAGATATTATAAATCATATGTATTTACCAAAAGATGAGAAACTTGATGTCTTTGTACAGCATGATACCTTTTTGGATAAAGATTTAATGCCTGTCTCTGACTTAAATAAAAAAGAGGTTCCTTTAAACCAAAATTGGTCTTGGGATAAAATACTTCGCTCTTGCTTTATTAAGCAAGCTGACGTTTTACAGGGAATCTATTTCTTCAACGACCAATTTACTCTAAATGAAAAACGTAAAAATTTCGAATTTTACGAACCAATGACTGTTCACGAATCATCACTTTCACCATGTATCCACTCCATATTAGCGGCTGAATTAGGTATGGAAGAAAAAGCAATTGAAATGTACCAAAGAACAGCTAGATTAGACTTAGATAATTATAACAATGATACAGAAGATGGATTACACATTACCTCTATGACAGGAAGTTGGTTAACAATCGTTCAAGGATTCGCACAAATGAAAGTATTCAATGAGTCTTTAAGTTTTTCACCGTTCTTGCCAACTAACTGGAATGGATATGCTTTCCATATTAACTACCGTAATCGACTACTTCATATTAATATCTCAACTGATATTAAAATCAATTTATTGAGTGGCGAACCTCTGGATTTATCAGTTTATGAAAAAAATTATACATTAAAAAATACATTAACTATCGATTTAAAAAACAAAGGAGTTAATTAA